From Desulfobacterales bacterium, one genomic window encodes:
- a CDS encoding tetratricopeptide repeat protein, with product MTTYSISCENAIAITIDLLNKGMTDKAESIFNQIIMDLPEDAHLLHILGGIAYKLEKMELSINLLNHAIQKNPLDTNLYNYLAALLKLLGRIDEALKLYEHAISINPNLPEVHNNIGLIFKLKKDVNKSIEYYKRAISINPNYAEAHYNLGITLNDIGEIDEAIKAFQSVVSINPKFDSIYIKLGNAYETKNEWELAIKYYQKAIDDNPNIPETYNSLGLAYKNKDMLKEAENAFKKAISFNPNYFEAHNNLGNIFVLQRRLDESISCYNQVIQIKPDYVTAYCNLAISLKDMGDKDRAISTFKKVIELEPQNFYAQHMLNALSGNQSEGAPKEYVKLMFDGYSKKFEEHLSEFLEYQVPTLLREIIEPFINKECHKKTSSFQNIIDLGCGTGLAGLSFRDLAAHLTGVDVSDKMIGEAKKKNIYDDFHISEIVDFLRSTDLKYDVFIASDVLVYLGNLKYLFDAVYKSAADNALFIFSIELSQKDDYALNPTGRYAHSKTYIEFLANKYKFYIREAKDAKLRKEKKQWVAGCIFVLQKI from the coding sequence ATGACTACGTACTCTATTAGCTGTGAAAACGCTATAGCTATCACAATAGATCTCTTAAATAAGGGAATGACTGATAAGGCTGAAAGCATTTTTAATCAAATAATCATGGATTTACCAGAAGATGCTCATTTGCTCCATATATTAGGAGGAATAGCATACAAATTAGAAAAAATGGAATTATCTATTAACCTTTTGAATCATGCTATTCAAAAAAATCCTTTAGATACAAATCTTTACAATTATCTTGCTGCTTTGCTAAAATTGCTCGGCAGAATTGATGAAGCTTTAAAATTATACGAACATGCAATATCAATCAATCCCAACTTACCGGAAGTCCATAATAATATTGGCCTTATTTTTAAATTAAAAAAAGATGTTAATAAATCCATTGAATACTATAAGCGTGCGATTTCAATAAATCCTAATTATGCTGAAGCCCATTATAACTTGGGAATTACCCTTAATGACATAGGTGAAATTGATGAAGCAATAAAAGCTTTTCAATCAGTAGTATCCATAAATCCTAAATTTGATAGCATTTATATAAAGCTTGGAAACGCTTATGAAACAAAGAATGAGTGGGAATTGGCAATAAAATATTATCAAAAAGCGATTGATGATAATCCCAATATTCCAGAAACCTATAATAGTCTTGGACTCGCGTATAAAAATAAAGACATGTTAAAAGAAGCTGAAAATGCCTTTAAAAAAGCAATTTCTTTTAATCCTAATTATTTTGAAGCCCATAATAATCTCGGCAATATTTTCGTTCTTCAAAGAAGATTAGACGAATCTATCTCCTGCTATAATCAAGTCATTCAAATTAAGCCCGATTATGTAACAGCTTATTGTAACCTCGCTATTTCATTAAAGGATATGGGAGACAAAGACAGAGCTATTTCAACCTTTAAAAAGGTAATAGAATTAGAACCTCAAAATTTTTATGCTCAACATATGCTTAATGCTTTGAGCGGGAATCAATCTGAAGGCGCTCCAAAAGAGTATGTAAAATTAATGTTTGACGGGTATTCAAAAAAATTTGAAGAGCATCTTTCAGAATTTTTAGAATATCAAGTCCCAACATTGTTAAGGGAAATCATTGAGCCTTTTATAAATAAAGAATGTCACAAAAAAACTTCGTCCTTTCAGAATATAATAGATTTGGGGTGTGGCACAGGGCTTGCAGGATTATCTTTCAGAGATTTAGCCGCCCATCTTACTGGTGTTGATGTATCAGACAAAATGATCGGAGAAGCTAAGAAAAAAAACATATATGATGATTTTCACATAAGCGAAATTGTAGATTTTTTACGTTCGACTGATTTAAAATACGATGTATTTATAGCATCTGATGTACTTGTTTATTTAGGGAATTTGAAGTATTTATTTGATGCCGTTTACAAAAGTGCTGCAGATAATGCATTATTTATTTTTTCAATAGAGCTTTCTCAAAAAGATGATTATGCACTAAATCCAACGGGTAGATACGCTCATTCTAAAACATATATTGAATTTTTAGCAAATAAGTATAAATTTTATAT
- a CDS encoding antibiotic biosynthesis monooxygenase has protein sequence MEDKKIVVLIKISPKNGKEKEIEAELLNFVDQLKGDESCIKYQFHREADKKGNFLFYEIWKDKKAVAKHLASDHIKNFWINYNEDLAEPVEITFWEIIE, from the coding sequence ATGGAAGATAAAAAAATTGTCGTATTAATTAAAATTAGTCCAAAAAATGGCAAAGAAAAAGAGATTGAAGCTGAATTACTTAATTTCGTGGATCAACTTAAAGGCGATGAATCCTGTATTAAATACCAATTTCATAGAGAAGCTGATAAAAAGGGAAATTTTTTGTTTTATGAAATTTGGAAAGATAAAAAAGCGGTAGCAAAACACCTTGCATCTGACCATATTAAAAATTTTTGGATTAATTATAATGAAGATTTAGCAGAACCCGTTGAAATAACCTTTTGGGAAATAATAGAATAA
- a CDS encoding chalcone isomerase family protein — MESIDIANIKVPKTITYNDSSLICNGAGIRKKFMIKIYVGALYLKEKQTDAEKIINLAEPMAMRLHILYDKLSSKQMIGAIEEGFQKSVGSGIEKFKKETQLLYEALAQIKKNDYFDMIYIPEDGIDVLKNDTSMGKIDNNYEFKKALFGIWLGQNPVDATLKNKLLGV, encoded by the coding sequence ATGGAGTCAATTGATATTGCAAACATTAAAGTGCCAAAAACTATTACTTATAACGATTCATCACTTATATGTAATGGAGCTGGAATTAGAAAAAAATTTATGATTAAAATTTATGTAGGAGCTCTCTACCTTAAAGAAAAACAGACTGACGCTGAAAAGATTATTAATTTAGCGGAACCAATGGCTATGAGGCTTCATATTCTTTATGATAAGCTTTCAAGCAAACAGATGATCGGAGCCATTGAAGAAGGCTTTCAAAAATCTGTTGGAAGTGGTATTGAAAAATTTAAAAAAGAAACCCAGTTACTTTATGAAGCTCTCGCTCAAATTAAAAAAAATGATTACTTTGACATGATATATATCCCAGAAGATGGAATAGATGTTCTTAAAAATGACACGTCAATGGGTAAAATAGATAATAACTATGAATTTAAAAAAGCTTTATTTGGAATTTGGTTAGGCCAAAATCCAGTAGATGCAACATTAAAAAATAAATTATTGGGAGTGTAA
- a CDS encoding MFS transporter: MMSSVNVALPAIQKYFSIDAVLLSWVATSYLLAAGVSLVPFGRLADIYGRKKMLIIGFTILSISSLFSALATSSYMLIIFRAFQGVGSGMIYGTGMAILVSVFPPNERGKVLGISVSAVYIGLSTGPFIGGILTQHFTWRSLFLLNFLLCIAIVILILLKLKGEWADAKEEKFDIEGAFLYGATLIAIIYGFSNLPSYDSIWIILSGCIGLIIFIMWETRIKHPVFEVYLFKNNKTFALSNLAALIHYSSTFGVTFLLSLYLQYIKAYNPQSAGTILMSQPIMMALFSPFAGKLSDKIEPRIIASIGMGITSLGILFLTTISESTGLIYIIACLMLLGFGFALFSSPNMNAIMSSVEKKFLGLASGSAGTMRVLGQIFSMGVATLVLAIFMGRKPITKEIFPSLLYSIHIILFIFVAFCFMGIFASLSRGKVRK, encoded by the coding sequence TAGCCCTTCCTGCAATTCAAAAATATTTTTCAATTGATGCGGTTTTATTAAGCTGGGTGGCTACATCTTATTTACTTGCAGCTGGGGTATCTTTAGTTCCTTTTGGACGTTTAGCAGACATTTATGGTAGAAAAAAAATGTTAATTATAGGATTTACTATTCTTTCAATATCTTCTTTGTTTTCCGCCTTAGCAACTTCATCTTACATGCTTATTATTTTCAGAGCTTTTCAAGGAGTTGGAAGTGGTATGATATATGGTACAGGTATGGCTATTTTAGTTTCTGTTTTTCCTCCCAATGAAAGGGGGAAAGTTCTTGGTATAAGTGTTTCTGCGGTTTATATTGGGCTTTCTACAGGGCCATTTATTGGAGGCATATTAACCCAGCACTTTACATGGAGAAGTCTTTTTTTGTTAAACTTCCTGTTATGCATTGCTATAGTTATATTAATTTTATTAAAATTGAAAGGCGAATGGGCTGATGCTAAAGAAGAAAAATTTGATATTGAAGGAGCTTTTCTATACGGAGCTACCCTTATCGCTATAATTTACGGTTTTTCCAATCTTCCTTCATACGACAGTATTTGGATTATTTTATCCGGATGTATCGGCCTAATAATTTTTATAATGTGGGAAACAAGAATAAAACATCCTGTATTTGAAGTATATTTATTTAAAAATAATAAGACATTTGCGCTGTCAAATTTAGCAGCATTAATACATTATAGCTCAACTTTTGGAGTAACATTTTTATTAAGTCTTTATTTGCAATATATTAAGGCCTATAATCCCCAAAGTGCTGGAACTATTCTGATGAGCCAGCCGATAATGATGGCTCTTTTTTCACCATTTGCAGGAAAACTATCTGATAAAATTGAGCCAAGAATCATTGCATCCATAGGAATGGGAATAACCAGCTTAGGAATACTATTTCTAACTACAATAAGTGAATCTACCGGACTAATCTACATAATAGCATGTCTTATGCTATTAGGATTCGGATTTGCTTTATTTTCGTCCCCGAATATGAATGCAATAATGAGTTCTGTTGAAAAAAAATTTTTAGGTCTCGCTTCAGGTTCTGCTGGAACAATGCGAGTATTAGGCCAAATATTCAGTATGGGAGTCGCTACTTTGGTTTTAGCCATTTTTATGGGTAGAAAGCCTATAACTAAAGAAATATTTCCTTCTTTGCTTTACAGCATTCATATTATATTATTTATATTTGTAGCGTTTTGTTTTATGGGAATATTTGCATCTTTATCTCGCGGAAAAGTTAGAAAATAA